One segment of Chionomys nivalis chromosome 3, mChiNiv1.1, whole genome shotgun sequence DNA contains the following:
- the Cxadr gene encoding coxsackievirus and adenovirus receptor isoform X2 produces the protein MALLLCFVLLYGVADVTRGLSITTPEQSIDKAKGETAYLPCKFTLGPDDHGPLDIEWLISPSDNQKVDQVIILYSGDKIYDNYYPDLKGRVHFTSNDVTSGDASINVTNLQLSDIGTYQCKVKKAPGVANKKVLLTVLVKPSGTRCFVDGSEEIGNDFKLKCEPKEGSLPLRYEWQKLSDSQRMPTPWLAEMTSPVISVKNASSEYSGTYSCTVQNRVGSDQCMLRLDVVPPSNRAGTIAGAIIGILLALVFIGAILFCCHRKRREEKYEKEVHHDIREDVPPPKSRTSTARSYIGSNHSSLGSMSPSNMEGYSKTQYNQVPSEDFERAPQSPTLAPAKLTYTTDGITVV, from the exons ATGTCACCAGAGGTTTGAGTATCACTACTCCTGAACAAAGTATCGACAAAGCTAAAGGGGAAACTGCTTATCTACCCTGCAAGTTTACACTTGGTCCTGATGACCACGGACCCCTGGACATCGAATGGCTGATATCCCCATCTGATAACCAGAAGGTGGATCAAGTG atCATTTTGTATTCTGGAGACAAGATTTATGATAACTACTACCCAGATCTGAAGGGACGAGTGCATTTCACGAGTAACGATGTCACGTCTGGTGATGCGTCTATAAATGTAACGAATCTGCAGTTGTCCGATATTGGCACGTATCAGTGCAAAGTGAAGAAAGCTCCTGGGGTTGCAAATAAGAAAGTTCTGCTGACTGTCCTTG TTAAGCCTTCCGGTACGAGATGTTTTGTGGATGGATCAGAAGAGATTGGaaatgacttcaaactaaaatgtgAACCAAAAGAAGGTTCACTTCCATTGCGGTATGAATGGCAGAAATTGTCAGACTCCCAGAGAATGCCTACTCCGTGGTTAGCAG AAATGACTTCACCGGTTATATCTGTGAAAAATGCCAGTTCTGAGTATTCTGGAACATACAGTTGCACAGTCCAGAATAGAGTGGGCTCTGATCAGTGTATGCTGCGTCTGGACGTGGTCCCTC CTTCAAATAGAGCTGGAACGATCGCGGGAGCCATCATAGGGATACTGCTGGCTCTCGTGTTCATCGGGGCCATCCTCTTTTGCTGTCATAGAAAACGCAGAGAAGAGAAGTACGAAAAGGAAGTCCATCATGATATCAG GGAAGATGTGCCACCTCCAAAGAGTCGGACATCCACTGCCAGGAGCTACATTGGCAGCAACCACTCCTCCTTGGGATCCATGTCTCCTTCCAACATGGAAGGGTATTCCAAGACTCAGTATAACCAAGTCCCCAGTGAAGACTTTGAACGTGCTCCTCAGAGCCCGACTCTGGCACCTGCTAAG ctcaCTTACACGACCGATGGGATTACAGTGGTATAA
- the Cxadr gene encoding coxsackievirus and adenovirus receptor isoform X1: protein MALLLCFVLLYGVADVTRGLSITTPEQSIDKAKGETAYLPCKFTLGPDDHGPLDIEWLISPSDNQKVDQVIILYSGDKIYDNYYPDLKGRVHFTSNDVTSGDASINVTNLQLSDIGTYQCKVKKAPGVANKKVLLTVLVKPSGTRCFVDGSEEIGNDFKLKCEPKEGSLPLRYEWQKLSDSQRMPTPWLAEMTSPVISVKNASSEYSGTYSCTVQNRVGSDQCMLRLDVVPPSNRAGTIAGAIIGILLALVFIGAILFCCHRKRREEKYEKEVHHDIREDVPPPKSRTSTARSYIGSNHSSLGSMSPSNMEGYSKTQYNQVPSEDFERAPQSPTLAPAKVAAPNLSRMGAVPVMIPAQSKDGSIV from the exons ATGTCACCAGAGGTTTGAGTATCACTACTCCTGAACAAAGTATCGACAAAGCTAAAGGGGAAACTGCTTATCTACCCTGCAAGTTTACACTTGGTCCTGATGACCACGGACCCCTGGACATCGAATGGCTGATATCCCCATCTGATAACCAGAAGGTGGATCAAGTG atCATTTTGTATTCTGGAGACAAGATTTATGATAACTACTACCCAGATCTGAAGGGACGAGTGCATTTCACGAGTAACGATGTCACGTCTGGTGATGCGTCTATAAATGTAACGAATCTGCAGTTGTCCGATATTGGCACGTATCAGTGCAAAGTGAAGAAAGCTCCTGGGGTTGCAAATAAGAAAGTTCTGCTGACTGTCCTTG TTAAGCCTTCCGGTACGAGATGTTTTGTGGATGGATCAGAAGAGATTGGaaatgacttcaaactaaaatgtgAACCAAAAGAAGGTTCACTTCCATTGCGGTATGAATGGCAGAAATTGTCAGACTCCCAGAGAATGCCTACTCCGTGGTTAGCAG AAATGACTTCACCGGTTATATCTGTGAAAAATGCCAGTTCTGAGTATTCTGGAACATACAGTTGCACAGTCCAGAATAGAGTGGGCTCTGATCAGTGTATGCTGCGTCTGGACGTGGTCCCTC CTTCAAATAGAGCTGGAACGATCGCGGGAGCCATCATAGGGATACTGCTGGCTCTCGTGTTCATCGGGGCCATCCTCTTTTGCTGTCATAGAAAACGCAGAGAAGAGAAGTACGAAAAGGAAGTCCATCATGATATCAG GGAAGATGTGCCACCTCCAAAGAGTCGGACATCCACTGCCAGGAGCTACATTGGCAGCAACCACTCCTCCTTGGGATCCATGTCTCCTTCCAACATGGAAGGGTATTCCAAGACTCAGTATAACCAAGTCCCCAGTGAAGACTTTGAACGTGCTCCTCAGAGCCCGACTCTGGCACCTGCTAAGGTAGCTGCCCCTAATCTAAGTCGAATGGGGGCGGTTCCCGTGATGATTCCAGCACAAAGCAAGGATGGGTCTATAGTATAG